Genomic DNA from Polyodon spathula isolate WHYD16114869_AA chromosome 8, ASM1765450v1, whole genome shotgun sequence:
AATTCGCCGGAGCGCGCACCCCCTTTCTCTCCTCGCATGtgaaaacaaagcacagtttcagaaaacatttcaaatatttcaaactATTTTCTTTGATTAGAACTATATTAGTATGTTTTATTTGGAAGACTGTACACACGTgaagtaaaaatgaaatgtaataaacaataataataatgctggtttGGTGTTATAATATTAagtataatagaatatatatatatatatatatatatatatataattatatatatatatatatatatatatattcacccgTTATATGATGTGGCAATAATACTGCTGTATCTTCTGCAGTTACCTTATGAAAGATACCGTACTATTTActgatataataatacaaatgatagCATTTCTTTTTCATTGCCACACTGGTTAGGAGAGGAGTCGGGGCAATCAATTTTACTGCCAGTCACCACGATCTACTGATAGTACGCTCAGATCAACACGTACTTAAAACTTGATTGTCAATTTTCAAAAACTTGATCACAATAAGACAAGAACGATCGAGTAAAACATTATAGCACATGCATTGTTAGTtggcatgtttatttatttgttgtaaataatCCAATTTTAAACAGATCAACCTGGCAAACCGATGTGTGTAATTTACTTGCCAAAAACATTACAGGTCGCTTGATTTGATAACCATTACTTGTAATCACCCCCAACAACATGTCCCCTAATTTGTAAATGTGTGCATTGTTAGAAAGGCGTCTCGTTTTAATTGAATTGCCAATACGGCAAACGATTAAGAGATTTATATTGGCATTCCACATTCATCAGGTGGAGTATAAACTATCAAGTCAGTCTCTCCGACCAGCTGAAGCACGTGTTATAGTAGATTACGCAGCAGTGATGGAGAGGGAGTGTGCCTACAGCGGTAAGAGAAACGAGAACAAGTAATTTGGGAAACCGTGATTCTTTAATGCAGTTCAATACTGATGTGTTTCTGCAGTCTTTGTCTTCAGCTTCGCTTTAGTCTAAAGAACCAGTGGACACATGGCTGTATGCATTGTGTGTGCCTGTATATAGTCTAACCACATGCAGCATGTATGAAGGGTCAGCCGCGGCTCCACAAAGATCTATCATGTTTATGCAGCATGCAGAAAAACTCCGTCTATAGTGTTTCGCTTTGAAAGCTCGACACTATACATTCGTTCTTGTTTAGCATAATCTTCTGTTAACACCTATTGTGGTTTAACCCTATATGTAATGAAGTAGAGTTTTGTAattgtgtgacttttttttttttttttttttttttttaaggcagttcACTGTAGTGattgcacagtatttttacagTGGGGTTCCAGTCTATCCTGCCAtagtgaaaaaatattttgttgtgttgcGAGATGAGTGCTAGGTGTCCCTTAACATCCTGCAAATACACGGTTTATGCATGagattcaatatttaatttaaaaactgtatgCACAAGCAGTCTTACAAATGTTTAGGATGGAATGGAGATTAACACCCGGCCTCTAATCTAAGCACTGCTCGAGTTTGTCTGCTGCTACAGCATGTCCAGGTGCCTTTACAATAAAACCTGTGTACAAAATGTTAAACACTAATGGAAACTGATGGAAGTTGCTCTTTTGTCTAGGTTCTCTTGCCACGTCTGCAACCTGGAGCACCCAAAGTCCCTCTCTGTCTAGCCTAGTGCTATCAGACCTGGGCCAGGGCTTTGTCCAGCTGCAGGACCACAGTGCATCGGCCTCCTTGACTCTGGACCTTCAGCTGAGCAGCGGAGGGAACAAGGCATTGCGCTCTGAAATTGTCAACGAGTGTGCAGAGAGGCTGGGAGTGTCTGAGGCTGAGGGGGGTGCCTGGAGCCTGTCCTCCCTCTGCCACTCTCCCAACGCCTTGCTGTTTCCATCCCATGGGCTTCACAATCTCTCCCTCCTAGCCTTGGAGCACGACCACAAGTTAGTGGGAACCCACACTCTGGATAGCAAGGCCTCCACCCCATGCCAGGGAGAGCACCACCCAAGTTCCTCCACGGAGAGCTCTGCCGATCTCTCCTGTGTGGACCTCTCAGCCCTGCCACTAGCCTCCCAGCCCCTGTGGGAGGTCTCTTTGATCCAGCATTCCCAGGATCCTTGCTCTCCCTTGGAGTCGACCCAGCACGAGATGCCAGAGATCTTTGGGGAGGCACCGGCAAGTGCGTCCTGGAGTCCTGGGGTAAAGATCACACCCTCCTCCTTTGCTGAAAGCCTGTCCCTGCACTGGGCGGGCATGAGGCCTCAAGTGAATGATGGTGGTTTGCGCTTCAGTTGTGAGAACCAGCAATCCTGGAAGGAGATGATGGCACTGGGCTGCAGCATCCGACCTTTCACCTTCTCCCAGGCCTCCCCTAACAACCAATGGAAACTCTGAAAAGCTAGCTTGTTCCCCCTGCTCTGAAAGGAATGCTCCTGGATTTGGAAATTATATTTGCCGTCATGCAGGTTGGTGGTTGTGCTACAGTTTAATGCATGCCCTAAAAGTCTGTACAGTACTTGGTCCTTGCAATACATTCAATAGATACATTTTATATCTTGCCCCTTTGTTCACATGGCCTGTGAACATGGATGTTTTCCACAGGCCAGGATCAGAGCGCTGAAGAGACTGACAAATCTGTACAGTACTATGGTACCTACGAGCATCCAGGTTATAAAGTCCTCCAattaagtctgttttgtttttaataaataaaatattgtataaatgtttgaaataaatactgttaaCTTCCCATGCactagtttgttttatttaaagtttttttttttttttttttttttttttttttttgtgcagttaattgcaaaataaatcaTAGACTGGTGGAATTAGATTCCATCATCACTTTTTACAATATGTAcatgtgaagtataaaatactTGTCACAAAATAAAGGGGAAATAGCTAAACGTGTAGGGAAACACACTTTTGAtttcaaaaacaaatcaatgaaaaGGGGAAATAAACCCCTTTTTGCTGTTTAAATCTCAGCAAGACTAATTAGGGATGCAGTCTGTATGAAGAGTCAGCAGTGGAGCCACACCTCAAATCTCTGTTTCAGAAGGGAGAAAAGCCTGCCTCAGTGGTATCAATGTAATGTTCCTATGGGAGAAATAaaggaatcattttaaaaaagtgttcttGCAGGAGCacaaagttcatttaaaaaacaagctgaaaacagAACTATAGCAGATTCATTAgtgtatgcatgtttttattttgggagggggggggaggtgtTAGATACCGTTGCTATTCCTGCATTACAAAATCAAAAGATTGTGAACCCACCTGATTTAGCTTCTTGAACTCCACGACCTGGAAGATGATGTGCTCCAGGATGTGTTTAGCATCTCGCTGCTCTTTGTTGAGTTTGCTGGTCACTCCCAAGATGTCCCCACACTTCCGTACATAAAACTCTAAGTCATCATCAGTGCCTGAAGACAGCAGAGACAGGGTTTAATATACAAGATCACCATTGGGTTCTTGCGAATCTGGCATGTGGAAAATGTCCACCGGTGGTTaagccaagaccatcaaactaaACTAAGAAAGAAATATGGAAGGGAGGATTGATATTGCATTAGTGTTGCCCTTCAGATTTGCCTAACAAGATCTTAGTATTATATTACCGTGGAAATCCATTGCAATTGCACTGTTTAATGATGTGAACTCACACTTGTTTGAAAGCTCAGCGAGCCGGACCTTCTCTGAGGAGAAGTTCTCAGAGGTCAAAGAGTTCAAGTTTTGGCGAGGGCAGCTCTCAAAGGGGGAGGGAAAACCtgcacaaacacaaaccaaagcagGTTGAGAAAGGAGCCGTACAGCAGCTGGGACTgtttaaaagcaaatacaaatgtGCAGTCAATTCagaacagagaaaacaaacaacaagcaCCTTTTTACATACTTTAtgagaaagacagcagccaatgTCTTATGGAAGACAACTGAAGCCCTTCCCCAAGCAGTCTGTTACTCACAGCAGGCTGCACCGTAGGGAGAGGTGTCTCAAACTGAGGCTGAATCAGCTGGAGAGGCTCATGCTTCACATTCAGCTGCTTGAAGGCTctgcaagaaacacacacaggttcAAGAGACAGGACACCAGACCACCACACCATGTTCCTACAACAACTGACTTTGATAAATGATTGCATCAAAAATATGTCATGAATATAATAACATATCAAAatcaatgcataaataaaatctgaaaccTACTGTGAGTTATTTTCACTGCTGTCATTCTCAATAATTCCAGTCACCAGTTTCCCAGGAGCACGACTCACCTCTCTGGAGgtaaaagcattttaatgtaaTCATTTATCAGTAAAAGCCTATACAGTAGCTCTCATACCACAAATCAGCAAACACTGTTGTATTTAGCCAAccttcacattaaaaaaaacaaaagttttcaaTATCTTaagtacaatatatttttcacataatCCTGCATAAACACAAACTATACTATTGCTACAAATGTTGATGACTAAACACAGACTAAAAAGCATTTTAGTGGAACAACAAACCCTTGCATCTCTGTAGAAAGCGTCTATATCAAAGTTTTAATTGAAGTAAATTCTCTAAGTTTACCTGTTTAAGACGCCATTGGATACAAGTGCTTCTTTTGGGttaaaatatttctaataaaCATTCCTCACCACAGCATCTGCAAGGTAGAAAGAAGTTGTGAGCCCACACACCCTGCAGAAATGCACAGTGAAACAAAACTATCCATACAATAACTACAAGGATACTAGGTGTTGGAAACCAAGCCTTCTAGCACAAAGCAAAGGGTGTATTAACTAGTAAAGACTCACCACTGTTGACCATGATTCCAAACTCCTCAAGTAGAAAGTTGATGTTGGTGTCATACTTAAGCTCCCCACCTTCACCCAACATGACCAGGACATTCCCGCCACTGTCCAGGTATCTCTTCAGCACCTCAAACTGAGCGAACACAGACAAGCTACAGTGTGAACTGTATAGCATGGCCTAGCCAGAACGTTatcatttgttttcttcatgGGCAGAGTTAACAGAGATGATCACAAAAGTCCCTATGACATTCTGGTCCCAATCCTAAATTAATAAGGAAAAAACATATTCATGCCGCAAAATCCAGTGTTGAGCCTCTTACTTCAGCTACAGTGAATTTCTCTCGGGGCCAGCTGTGATCCACAATTTGACTCCTCTCAGCTTCTCCTCCGAAATCTCCTCTTTAAAACTAAAGTGGGATATGAAACCCAGAGTTACCAATTCATTTAAACATTGCAATCACTAGAGCTAAAACCTAGTTTACAAAAAGTACAAGAGTGTTTCAAAATTTGAGAATGACGTACATCCAAATTTATAAACATGTCTGTCATTGAAAGTACTGCAGTAACCAGCCATGTCATCTGAAACTATAAGTCGTCACACAGCTTGTTACTGAACTTTGAGGTTCcagcttacattttattttgtttcaaagcaatGTTTTAGGTCATTACAAAAGCCATGTAACACAGGACTTGGCAGGCTCAATCACCAGCCAAGCCCTGATAAGATGCTCACTCCTAGCCCTGCCAGGGTTGGGGCAAAGCCTGGAGGCAGTACCTCTGGACTTTCCAGTGCATTTTCAGCTTCTTCTGCAAGGATTTGTAACCGCTACTCGCTGTAAACTTCTCCCGCTTAGAAGCGTTTAACACAATGGTGTTGCGCTGGTCCTTCTCCATGTTTTCCTGCAAAAGAGGTGAAGACTGTCTGTGTTAAAGACATGTTAGAGGATAAAATTTAGAGCCCTAGTACTACTGAACAGATGAGCACACACTGGTAAACGTTCTTACTATGTTTACATTAAATGGCAACTTTgtgatgtatatttttttgtttttcaattattgtTTTTCCCCTAGAAACAAGCAATCACCTGCATCGGGTTATGTTGTCCTGGAGAGACAACGTAGATCGACTGTTAAGTAAGTTACACTACAGACaggttgacacacacacacacacacaaagaaaaacatttgaaagGGCAGAGAGTACGTGTGCCTATATTTAAATTGCCCTGACCACAAATATGATGCCGGTATCTACTATATAAATCGAACTTGTATTCTAAATTAAGTAATATTCAAAATATTCGACGGGAGAAGCTGACAAAagacatgttatttatttcacattttaattaaaacgcGTTTGTTAAAGGTGTCGCACTGAATACGAACTGCTGCTTTGAACACTTCTTTGTTTTGCAAATAtgttctttctttccttccttcctcaAGTTTGAGAcgcttttaaataatattaatcaaAGTTTATTTAAGGACCGCAACAGCCTTCGGTTCTGCGTTGTCTTTACCTGTCTGGTGGTCACCATCTTCCATACCTCTCTTCCAAATGCATTCTGGGAGCAAACAACAACAGCGGTAACCAAGGCCGCGTTCACCCTGACAACGGAGAATTCCATTCTAAATCAACAGGGGTGGTAAGATTGTGGGATTAGCCAAATATGTTGGATAAAGACCAGGCGCTCCCCACAAAGCAGTGTTGCCAGGTCCGCGGTTTTCCCGCGGAATTGgtctactttaaaaacacagccgcgggaaatgttaaggagtcgcgggttaataatgtaattagattggtagtataactttaaaagattgaaactgttttcatgtttgcaatattgtttgggatacagtaccagcattagtatttcaataaagggatcacgctgtaattcggtTGGTGGCCTGGTATGAATactgatttgtcccttcagagcttccttACGAATTTGTTGACagtgagctgtactggggcttgtcgtttttattaaaagtatacGCGATATCTTTTCTTACAAAGGCTTTTTTATGCATAGGCATGTGTGTTAATAATAAGTTTGCtttaagttaaaacaaataattgggctatttctGAGGTAACTTTGGActataaacccagcagaaatctggcaacccagCCACAAAGCATTATTTTCCTCAAAGAAAGCGCCACTTGCTGGTTTGGAGTGTCATCATTCCACATTTTTCATAGCCCAGTGCAGTAAAATACAACAGTGACATTTTATgtgatatttattaaatgtttgcaTAGTGTTCTTTCCTATTAATTATTTTGGCAAAAGCATTTTCATCATGATTTATTGTAcgtaacatcttttttttttttttttcagagcccGAACACAGCATGGACTCAACTAGTGTTTTTGCATCACACCTTGATCCAGGTTTTATCAGAGATCCAGGCAGACACACTCCAAACCCAGCAGGTAGCCAAGctgtgtgtctcaatcccctgctTGTTCTATAGCGTGCATGTGGCTGTATGGAAACCAGGCTCTGTGTTGTGGGGCATTtttgtgtccccccccccccccccagaccaaTTGGGGCCAAGATGGGAAAAAACAGCACCAGTCATGAAACAGTGCTGGAGCTGCAATGGTAGACCAGATCGCTAATTATATAAATTCATGATGGAACCAATGCGGAGGCAGGTTTAAACCAGGACTGCAAAAATGGTTCTTTCCGCAGTGATCTGTGTGAATTGCAAGGAGCGAGAGCATTAAGGTCTGAGTCACTCAGAGTCTGCTCTGGGCCACTTTAAGAAGACAGCTTCTAATAGCCCTTGGTGTTAATCATTAATGTGTACTGTACAGAAGCAAGAAGCTTTCCTGACAATAAGAGGCATACAACACAGCTATTAATAGTCAGCTTTATTAATTTTTAATCAAGTAGTACATAATTAAAAGTAACTGCATAATGTCTAAATACTTCTAAATCCCAGCACCACCTCTAACACAGATTTCTTGCTTCTTACAAATTTCCCTGATACTCTCAGTGGCTGTGCACCCCTTGCTCTCTGGCCTGGAATGCAGTCTGTGCTGCTGAGTGGTTCAGATGCCCACATTACCACACACCTGTCTGTTTTACATTGTCTTGCATCTGctagtttctctgtgtctctctctctctctctcacacactcacactagcactaatcctggactgcTTTACCCAAGTTTATAATAGTCCAACATTAGTCAATCACGGTCCGTGATACCAGCAGTTTATATATCTCCACAttggtcacaatttttttttatttaatctttagaaattaaaaaaaaagtttgtgtgaactctatggagtgtgAAAAGGTGGCCTGCCTGAActtcaaaatgtattataaaactgATACATGGATAGGAAACTTAACAAGGTACAATTGTGCACATAGCGACTGAAGGAGATAGATATGTCAGTGGCTCAGTGTGATCAGCCTTGGACTGGGTATGAAGTCTTTCACACCAGCTGGCAATGATAGAAACTCTCTTCACCTAAAGGGTGTTGAGGTTTGTGTGAATAAGTTCCAAAGGTCTCACTCCAGTTCCTAATCGACAGTTTCTCTGACCTTAAAGGGGAGATCAAAGCATTTGGgagaggtgctgtgctgtgcatgtggGAGAAGGGGATCTCATTACCAAGGCTCCTTTTGCTGTACCTGTTCTGTggctaaataaaaaatgtccactGCCATCAATCCAGAACATATCACAAGCACTGTATTCAACATTTCAGCCATCAAAATCTGCTGTCTGATGTTTACGATCACATATTTACAGTAATCCCTTCATGTTCTATTATGCAAAGTTATAAATACAGAACAGGAATGAGAGTCCCTTATAAAACCATGATCCCAAAAAACCCCTCCAGCTCAGTGCCCTCTCCCCCACGCAGTTTCTTGTAGAATTATTAGCCTGCCTTTGGGGTGTTAAATTGGAAGAGAGTCTGAGCTCTGGTTTTAGAGAGGGAAGGCGTCGTCACTGGGGGCGTAGGAGAAGCCCTTGAAGGCATTGGAGATGCTGGAGGACAAGCCCGAGGTCAGATCAGGTGTGCGCCCCAAGGAATTCGGCACCACCTCATTGGTAAACTCGGGATCACAGTGTCGGAGGTCTGCTGGACCATTCTGGAAGACAGGAGGGATTACAAAAGTAGTGAGGCAGGTACACTATTAAAACCACACAAGCATTTAACTATTAACAGAACACCCTTGTCAGCAGAAGATACTCACCACATTGGGGTTGTATGGTGGAGTGATCCTCTTGTGATACAGGTCGTCCCAGTTTATAGGCGAGAAAAACACATGGCTTTTAATCTCCAACTGAAAGGAATACAGATTTTCTTGAATTTCCTAATGTAGGACAGGAAACTTGATTCATTGAAATACAACATATGACACCAAacaactctttcagcactaactaaaaaacaaacaagcactatACTTAAAAGGTTTATGGCCATATTCAGAGAACACTGGAGTGCAACTGCTCAATTCACCCTTCATAAATGggtgacctcatatggggacgTTCTTTATATGGAAGATACAAATGCATAATGACATCATAGGAGGATGCCACCCCCCAGTGAAAAATTTAATGTGTCTAGAaccattttcaatatttcatgaaaGGGTTAAGTATGGCACCTCTGTATGAAAAAGCATTATCTTGGCACACTAGGCACTACTATCCTTTTtggatcaataaataaataaatagataaatgaaTAAAGGAGTAGTGCAAACTTTGAAATTGAGCAAAAAGGGTAGAAATCTGGATGCAGAAAACTCACAAAGTCCGCGGTGGCCCCCAAGCGGTGGCGCTGGTCCTTCTGCAGGAGCCCCCTCAAGATGTCACAGGCCGCCACGGTCTTGCCCCCCAGGAGCTCCAGCTTTTTGTGTAGGATGTTGTCGTACATCTCCGCAACGTCACGACTGTAGAACGGGGGCTGGaacagcacacacatacacagcactTTAAACAGCCAGAAGGAATATATTATCGCATAGGCTTGCACTGCACAGTAAGTTCAATGTTTCTTACCAGTGAGTAAAGCTGAATGATGGTTAAGTGAGGATCCTTTACCAGCAATGTGCATGCAGCCCAGTTTGAATGGAAATCTCAATTTGGACCAAAAATGTTGCTGGAAATTAGAGATCATTAGAAAAGAAGCAGTCCAAAAACCGTGAACTCACCAGCCCATACAGCATCTCGTAGAGCACAGCTCCCAGACACCACCAGTCCACTGTGCGATCGTAGGGCTGCTTCTTCAGCACTTCTGGGGCCAGATACTGTGCACATGAGATAAGGAAAAACCCTCAGTTACACTCCCAACACTTTCCTCTCCCATCAATCCCACCACTTTCTTTAAATGCCTCATGGCACTTCCAATTGAAATCACAGGTGGATGTActtaaatgtttttgaagtttgaTGGATTATGATTGTAATGACAAAAAATGACTGGTTCTTGTTTAGAGAACCTGCACAGAGAGGTTTGATACTATGACAAACAGTTCTATTCCTAGCATTTAAGCAAATTGCTTGTgctacaaaatatataaaaacacaatgtctGCAACTTAATGAGCAGTGATGAGCTGAACAGTCTCCTCTTGTTCGTAACTTTTCTCTTTGTTCTGAAGTTTGAAAGAATCCAGATCTCACCTCCGGAGTGCCACAGAAAGTGGAGGTGGTGGCTTCAGGGTCTATTCCTTCTTTACAGAGGCCGAAATCAGTCAGCACAATATGGCCCTGGAACggaaaagggaaaaaaagcaattcaagaaCCAAACAATCTATTCACCTCCCATCTCTACAAAACCTGGAGCAGCCCAGCCAGCAGATTCAAAACTTAAACAACGATTTTCCTGGTCAAGGTCTGTGCGAGGTTCAGAGACGTTTTTATTCCATTTGAACCTGGCAAGGGCTTACCTGAGAATCCAGCAGTATGTTCTCCGGCTTCAGGTCTCTGAAACAAATCCAACAAGTAAACCAGTGAGAAAACAGAAGGGAATGCATACAACATGGAGCGATAGTTGTAAGGGAAAGCAGCATGACCTTGTGGCTATAAGAGATGATAGACCGGTAGTCTGGTTGATCAACTAGTTAAAGATGGGGTGGGTTCCAAACTCTGCTCCACTAAACAAATAGTGGAGAGTTTTagaaggcaaaataaaacagttcttAAGGATTAAATTGCATGCAATTACACTACAACTATGAATGCCAGGATCATTACTGAACCTCTATTGTTTTGAATTGGATACGCGACTAACAAGAACCTTAATGCAGGGCTCAACTCACCTGTAGACAACATTGAGGGAGTGCAGGTAGCCTATAGCGCTGGCGAGCTCTGCTGCGTAGAATCGCGCTCGGGGCTCCAGGAAACATCGTTCCCTCTGCAGGTGAAAGAACAGCTGGGAGAGACgaaagagtgagagtgagaggcaATAGAGGGCCATGCAATCGCCAACTCCTGTTTTTAAGGTACTGCATGTTTTTCCTCTGTGTACataccaaataaaaaaagatgatgcATGTACAAACAATACTACTGCGATTACAGTTTGTGTAAATTTCTTAGCATGACCACAACTCCCTCAAACCACTCTCCAAATGAGCAAGACTGAAGCCTTCCAGTTGGGAGCGGTGCAGTGGGTCAAGGCTCCATGGACCTCCTCTGGGTGTTGGTACCATACCTCTCCTCCATTTACATAGTCCAGGACAAAGTAGAGCTTCTCCGGGGTCTGGAAGGAGTAGTGTAGCCCTACCAGGAAAGGGTGCTTCAGGCTCTTCAGCAGCACATTGCGCTCAGCCATTATGTTCTTTTGCTGAAAACCATCACAAAAGCGCTTCAGTTTTTAAGCTGTAAAAAATTACTCCAGCATCAATGAATATTAGATTAACGTGCTCTCACCTCTTTCTTTTTTAGGACTGTTTTCTTCTGCAGGACTTTCACAGCATAAAACTTGCCGTCCGATTTGCGTTTCGCAAGCAGCACCTGGGAGGAGAGTCCAAAGGTTTTTGAAATGTATACACTgaacagtacaaattaaaaatgcaaacatcAGTGAAATTTGTAAGATTGGTAACTTGCCCCGATGATTCTAATGCCCTTGAATCTTGGTTTTAGAGGTGACCAATTTTGCAATCAATAAATTGGACAATTTGTATAGTAACATCTGCTACAGTCAAGGTTGGACACTGGCACTATTGTTGCACCCACTCTTGGGTTTCAGAGATCCCCTGtttatgtgtattattaaaatggcCAGGCACTAGGAGCTTAAGCTACTTAATCTGCTCAGATCACTGATCACACACATCACTGTAGGAATAAACCTCCCCAAGTCTGTAGTGGTAGAGTTAATCAGTgattctgaaacccaggactggatgcaAAGCTACAGGTGGTACACCTGGTGCACGAACGGATGCCCTTCcaatgtaattatattaaaaaagaaattaacatACTTTTCCGTAACTCCCTTTTCCAATAACTGTCAAGAAGTCAAAGTCTGTAGGTTTGGCACTGAAAGAGGCAACAAAAAGATACAAGTAGTTAACACTTCATTTTTCAGTAACCCTGTCGGCACAGCCACCTGCTTTTAACAAACGACATGAAGAACGAACCCACACATTTCCAGCCCCTTGTTCATGCAATACAACATGAATTACTTAAGAATAaattacaatgaaaacaaaacaattgctgcTTATTCACTGTGCTTCTGTCAGTCAATTGCATTGGGAAATAAAGGGTTACTGCACACGTATATCACCATGAGGGTACCTTTCaaacaatgaaaagcaaagaaTTCAATGGATCGATTTA
This window encodes:
- the LOC121319369 gene encoding serine/threonine-protein kinase Sgk2-like isoform X2 gives rise to the protein MELNACFPCPLQAAGILTGYIKKKRDTIQELVKKSKEKICVYSEAVSLLEMDWTKNMANHSQPRSPTTSDINLGPSANPNAKPTDFDFLTVIGKGSYGKVLLAKRKSDGKFYAVKVLQKKTVLKKKEQKNIMAERNVLLKSLKHPFLVGLHYSFQTPEKLYFVLDYVNGGELFFHLQRERCFLEPRARFYAAELASAIGYLHSLNVVYRDLKPENILLDSQGHIVLTDFGLCKEGIDPEATTSTFCGTPEYLAPEVLKKQPYDRTVDWWCLGAVLYEMLYGLPPFYSRDVAEMYDNILHKKLELLGGKTVAACDILRGLLQKDQRHRLGATADFLEIKSHVFFSPINWDDLYHKRITPPYNPNVNGPADLRHCDPEFTNEVVPNSLGRTPDLTSGLSSSISNAFKGFSYAPSDDAFPL
- the LOC121319369 gene encoding serine/threonine-protein kinase Sgk2-like isoform X3: MLSYKAGDTAEGYIKKKRDTIQELVKKSKEKICVYSEAVSLLEMDWTKNMANHSQPRSPTTSDINLGPSANPNAKPTDFDFLTVIGKGSYGKVLLAKRKSDGKFYAVKVLQKKTVLKKKEQKNIMAERNVLLKSLKHPFLVGLHYSFQTPEKLYFVLDYVNGGELFFHLQRERCFLEPRARFYAAELASAIGYLHSLNVVYRDLKPENILLDSQGHIVLTDFGLCKEGIDPEATTSTFCGTPEYLAPEVLKKQPYDRTVDWWCLGAVLYEMLYGLPPFYSRDVAEMYDNILHKKLELLGGKTVAACDILRGLLQKDQRHRLGATADFLEIKSHVFFSPINWDDLYHKRITPPYNPNVNGPADLRHCDPEFTNEVVPNSLGRTPDLTSGLSSSISNAFKGFSYAPSDDAFPL
- the LOC121319369 gene encoding serine/threonine-protein kinase Sgk2-like isoform X1 yields the protein MVPFCSSHASVLSGGCWLHPGYIKKKRDTIQELVKKSKEKICVYSEAVSLLEMDWTKNMANHSQPRSPTTSDINLGPSANPNAKPTDFDFLTVIGKGSYGKVLLAKRKSDGKFYAVKVLQKKTVLKKKEQKNIMAERNVLLKSLKHPFLVGLHYSFQTPEKLYFVLDYVNGGELFFHLQRERCFLEPRARFYAAELASAIGYLHSLNVVYRDLKPENILLDSQGHIVLTDFGLCKEGIDPEATTSTFCGTPEYLAPEVLKKQPYDRTVDWWCLGAVLYEMLYGLPPFYSRDVAEMYDNILHKKLELLGGKTVAACDILRGLLQKDQRHRLGATADFLEIKSHVFFSPINWDDLYHKRITPPYNPNVNGPADLRHCDPEFTNEVVPNSLGRTPDLTSGLSSSISNAFKGFSYAPSDDAFPL
- the LOC121320189 gene encoding uncharacterized protein LOC121320189, whose amino-acid sequence is MALLFCLGSLATSATWSTQSPSLSSLVLSDLGQGFVQLQDHSASASLTLDLQLSSGGNKALRSEIVNECAERLGVSEAEGGAWSLSSLCHSPNALLFPSHGLHNLSLLALEHDHKLVGTHTLDSKASTPCQGEHHPSSSTESSADLSCVDLSALPLASQPLWEVSLIQHSQDPCSPLESTQHEMPEIFGEAPASASWSPGVKITPSSFAESLSLHWAGMRPQVNDGGLRFSCENQQSWKEMMALGCSIRPFTFSQASPNNQWKL